The sequence ACTTCAACAGGATTGCTGATCGTGTGCCTCGATCTGCTAGGAAATTTCAAGCCTCATAGAAAGgttgtacagtagaacctccataaaacggacaccattggggaacagccttttggccgttatagagaggtggtcttcctcGATTGCCATCTATGTATGCTCTCTGAGTCATTttttgctgcaaatgaatcttggagctttgctaactgcttctttagctcataaaagctttgaaaaggctgtagggacaagctacagctaggttttTACCATTGTgcaataatgctatctcagcaacaactttctgctaattctgggtgtggctgtccgttctgAGAGGTTATTTGCTAAAGCTGATTGGGGACTAGAAATCTGCTCGTTATACAGAGTAGAGAGGTAGCCattcctgagaggttgcttacattgtagtttcaatctgGACCTaagctcttggccgttatataggcTAAGTGTGTGGTTGCTTTTGGAGGTGGTCATTAAtgaaggttccactgtattatatataccgaGCACCCTCACCACATACCcttgtacacactgtggtcaaGACAACCACATACCCTTGTACACACCGTGGTCAAGACAACCACATACCCTTGTGCACACATGATAATCACATACCTCTGTACCCACAGTACCACATGGCAGACCTGCACACTGCTGGAGGCCTCCCTATACTCATGAAGGAGCTACTAGACGTAGGGCTCTTACATGGTGACTGTCTCACATTGACCGGAAAGACTGTGGCAGAGAATTTAGCATCTGTCTCCAAAGCATCTGATCTGACACAGGACGTTGTGTACCCTATCTCTAAACCCCTCTCCCCTCCCGAGCACCACATTACCATTATCAAGGTGAGATGGATAAGCTGTGTGTATTCTCACCTATGCAATCATTGTGAGTAAGTTATTTTGTTTTGTGAATCCTGCATGTGCGTTTTATTGTTTTAACAGCTATACACAATGTTTACATTTAGACGTGATAATTATCAAAATAATAGTTATCCTCTCATGATTGCATCCCATCCCAGGGGTAGCCTGGCAACAGACAGTGCCGTGCTGAAGCTGAGTGGGAAAGTGTTTGACAAGCCGTTCAAAGGCCCAGTGAGTCTACACACCATGCATGGACACAATGCCTCCTTTATTGAGTGTGTCTGCTTGTTCTACTTATTTCGATGGGGAGGGGCCAGTCTATGATGCCATTATGGGGGGCCAGGTTAAACCAGGACAAGTGCTCGTGATACGATATGAAGGTCCCAAGGGAAGGTGAGCAAGTGTATTCAAATATTTATTAAGTTGCATTTAAATTCATGAAATTGGTTATTTGCTGCATCTgtcactatagctacagtttcatcactttcagtttcagtttactatacagtatatatacttgAATACTTTCCCCATACATGATACACACCCCTCTCCTCCGTGTAGTCCTGGCATGCCTGAGATGTTGAGTCCAGGCTCTGCACTGGTTGGTGCCGGCCTGGGTAAGACCGTTCCCTTGATAACTGATGGACGCTTCAGTGGAGCATCTCACGGGATCATGATAGGTCATGTGACACCTGAGGCATTCGTGGGCGGGCCTATAGCACTGGTGGAGAACGGAGATATGATAAGCATTGATGCTGTCAACAGGAGAGTAGATCTGGTGAGTGTGCAAATCATTATGAGCACTGTACATATGATGGATGCATACATACTCCCCCGCACACCCACGCAGGAGGTCAGTAAGGAGGTGTTGACGGCTCGGAAAGCTTGCTGGAAGATTCCCCAAGAGCGTCAGAAAGTGAAGGGTCTACTGGCGAAGTATCGACGCTCTGTGTCCAGTGCACATACAGGAGCTGTGACCAGCTAAACCAACTGAACATTATAGTAGAGACCAAAGTTTTAGTTTTGTCCTGTAGAGCAAAGATTTAATTGATGTATATACACTCTTATTATGCATGCTTGTATAAACCGTGTTTTGcagctatacataattatcattgtgcACTAGTGTGGCCTAATGATGTGGAGTCTAATGTAGAACGTTTCGTTATCAAATGTGCGAATGATTTATTGGAATGTCTTCAGCACATGTTTCTTTCAAACTCTTCACTCGTTGAGCTACAATGtaggtgtacatgtgtttacCTTGTGTTTGTGGTTGTTTCTTCAGAACTTTTCTTATGGAATGTTGCTGTGAATATTGTTACCAATAATTACCGTACACATGACATACGTCACCCCATTTTTCTTCAAGCGCGCTCAAAAGGAATTGTGAGTTCCTAGATCTTATATTTATAATAGGTACAGGTATCCCTGTGCATCACCTGTACTCTTCTTTGAATATCTATGTGTTATTTTGGCATATAAcattcaacaataattattgtgtgtcccCACAGAAAACAAACCTTACGATAATCCCCAAAGCCATGGCTGAGAGAGTGACTACGAAAGAAGCTCTCAAGAAACTTGATGCTCAACTCGAATGCTCCCTTTGTCTCGACACTTTTAAGCAACCGAAACTCTTGCCTTGTTTTCATGTGTTTTGCAAGTCCCCGTGTCTGGAGAAACTAGTGACCAAGGATGGACGCTCCCTCACTTGTCCCACCTGTCGACACATTGTCCCACTGTCAGAGAGGGGAGTGGTTGGACTGCAATCAGACTTTCACATCGACCACTTGTTTGAGATACAAGATGCTTTCAACAAGGCCGAAGACGACAATAATAAGAACTGTGGCAGCTGTGAGAATGGCAGAGCCACCGGGTACTGTAACGACTGTGGGGACTTTTTGTGTGACAGGTGTCAAACTGCTCACAAATTTGTTAaactttcaaaaaatcataaaCTAATTTCGCTGGATGAACTCAAAGCTCAAGTGACTAGCCTGGTTCCCCCCAAGAAGGCCGTCCCCCATTGTCCCAAACACTCGGAGAATGCCCTTAAGATATATTGCGATACATGCTccactctcatttgcatggacTGCACCATTCGTATCCACAAAGACCACAACTACGACCTGGTGGCTGATGTGCTGACCAAGCACAAGGAAGAACTTGTCTCCAGTCTCAAACCAGTCAAAGAGAAGCTGGACAGTGTACACCGAGCTCTGAAGGACTTTGACACAAGAGCCAAGGCAATCCACAATCAGAGGGCCGCGATTGAAGCCAACATCCACAAGGAGATTGACGAACAACATCGACTGTTGGACCAACGAAGGACAGAGCTTGTGGGAGAGCTAgagatgctgactcagcaaaagCTTAAGGATCTGGCGGCACAAAGGGACCAAGTGGAGATCACTCAGGTGAAACTGACCAGCTGTCTGGAGTACACTGAGGGGGGTCTCAAAACAGGCACAGACGGTGAAGTACTCGAAATGAAATCTTCCGTTATTAAGAGAGTCGAACATTTTTCTACTGAATTTGAATCAAATGCTATTCAACCAGAGACAAAAGCTGACATGGAACTGATCACTGAAGGAAAAGAATCTCTCCAACAAGCTTATCGAAATTTTCTACAGATTGATCACAGTGGTTCATTCAGCTTAGAGAACAGCCACACGACAGGAAATGGTCTGAAAGGTGCTACAActggagaaacaaaaactgtGTCCTTTCAAGCAATGACCAAGAAAAACAAGAAATCCAAAAACAAACTCGACCTCAAAGCTGAACTTGTGCATATCGAAAGCAAAGATAAAAGTAAATGTGAAGTTGTGGTTGTTCGAAAACATGGCCAATACAAGATCAACTATCGCCCTATGAAACGAGGAAAGCATGAACTACACATCACTGTCAATGGGGATGCAGTACGAGGCAGTCCATTCCCAATAGCTGTAGCCCcatcaccacagagcttcGTCAAGCCTTCCCGAGTTGTGCGAGGTGTGAACAGCCCACGAGGCACTGTCTCCAACAATAAGGGTCAGTTGGTTGTTGTTGAAGGAGCTACTGTCTCTGTATTGACACCAGAGGGTGAGAAGATACAAACTTTTGGAAAGCTGAATAATGCGTATGGAGTGACTGTGGACAAAGACGACAACATGTATGTGATGGAGTATGGCAATCATCGTGTGAACAAATTCTCATCTGACGGAGAGTTTGTGGCAGCTGTTGGTAGTCAAGGCAGTGGTAACCTTCAGTTTAGTAGCCCATTTGGAATCTGTTATAACAGAAGAGACAACAACCTGTATGTGCCTGATTGCAACAACCACAGAATACAAGTGATCTCTACTGAACTGAAGTTCGTACGATGTTTCGGTACACAAGGCAATGGGAACGGACAATTACAAAACCCGTTTTGTACAACATTTGATAGTGCCAACAACCTCTATGTGACTGATTACGATTACAGTAACCATCGAGTACAAGTCTTCACTGCTGAAGGTCAATTCTTGAGAACCTTCTCACAAAAAGCTAACGATCAGAAGCTGAGTCAACCCTGGACCATAGCCATCGACAGCAGTGACACAGTGTACGTCAGTGAGAATGGACCGCatcatgtgagtgtgttcaCATCTCAGGGAGCCTACATCACCACGTTTGGTGGACCAGGAACAAAAGAGGGACAGTTTAATACCATTTATGGACTCTCTATTGATCGCAATGACTCTGTTGTTGTATCCGATCAAGGCAACAAGCGACTGCAGATATTCTAACGAAATAAGTAGAAAAGTGGACAAAGTAGTACGTAGCTCTGTGTAGAAATAGTTGGTAGCGTTATTATTTTATTTGGAATGTGAAATGAAACTATTATTTGTTGCATGTGTTGATGCAATTATAGtggtaggtaaagatcatcataaTAAAAAGTAACATCCAGCATGGCCATACAGCAACCAAAACCTCCTCCAAATCAGCAGCTGTACAAGTTTCTACTGTTTGGCAGTGTGTCTGACAGTGAACTGCCCTCTTTACTGCACCGACTGAAAGGACTGGCTGACTTTGCAACCTGTGGAGGCATAGCATTCATTGACAAGGAGCAAACTTATAAAATTGGTCCGTGGCGTGTTAATAGTTTGTCCTGTACAGTATGTGATATATGCCACTGGTTATTTAATACAGAAATAGGCAACACTCGCTCTGTTGTTAGAGTTCGACAGTCGCTAGACAATGCCGAGGCCCCCTTGTGAGTTACGCACCCCCCACACGTGTACCCCCACCCCATACCATATACATGTTACTACCTTGTTCCCCAGGCAACTCATATACACTGGGCAGCTGGACCTGGGTGATGCTAACAGGCCGGCTGGAGTGAGGAgttgtgtacacactgcatgcagtaaCAACGCCGCAGAATGCCTCAAGGAAATGGGATTCATGTATACACTTTTAATGGCAGGAATGTGCCCAGCATTGTCTTGTatggtggctattttcaatccaTAATCtcaaaactagagcactaaagtgctaaccctcggccggctgttgacatgatctCAAGTGTATAGCAACCCAAAGAGTGTTGCTGGCTAtaaagcagcaagtaacgtaACAGGCTGAGATTGAagttttagtataattatagtacatgcattatTTGCCTGTTTATGACATCTGAGTTTTACCTCCATTCTGTATTCTATGGACTtagcaaagaagcatggagtcttAGAAATAATTTATGGCTCTTGGGGTATGCTGGTAGGAAAAGAAAtaacaatcataattctagctttctgctttagtgaccctgttctaTTGTTCCTGATACAGGATCGCTTCAACTGTAATACGTATAggctacctcgaataaaggccgcgtgtagttagttAGCTGCTAACGTGCAagttagcttttgctcgcttttattcgacaacgaagctttaacatcgaaatctaccACTAATAAcgtgttgtgtgaaggctatccattctgtaaacgcagtgctgtagCATCCAGGTGAGGACTcacaattacaaacagacaaacaaaccaaacgactactatacccttGGCCGCCCACGCACGCCTCGGGTAATCAACACACAAATTTACCTTTTGTAATAACCTCTAAAATGTGGTAGAAACTACAtgtaggcctaagaggtggtatATTTTTGTCtagtctagaggtggttagtaccgaccaccaccgaccagtgtggtcATATCCCTACTTAAGTTTaactacacacacattataaattCAACAGACACGATTCCAACAATTCAACATACATTTACAGTTTAGTTTATcagtaattacataattattatatctccaTGGGCAACCCTGACAGTTTGTGCACACACTGACAGAGCTGTCTATGAGCTGATGAGTGAGAGGCTACGTGTTCAGAAAGGGGCAAATGAAGATTGCCGTCTTCAAACTCTATCAGGTGTGTGTTTATTTGTTGTTGCTAGCTGACACTAAACATTCCAGTGGGGACCATCCCCTTTACAGTCTAAATAGCTGGTGGCATTTAGAGTTGAACATATCTAACTTCCGTAGCATGTCTACAGTTTGGGTTGAACTACAAATACAGTTGAGTCCACCCTAGTTCAGGCGAGAGCACACACAGGATGGTAGTGGATGATTAGCATATACTGTTTGTAGGAGGAAACGTGTGAATTAATTGATGCTAACGAGTGCACCGTGTGGGTTGTGCTAGCCTACACAAGGGAAGATAGGTTGACTGCCTTTCCCTAATCCACCGATGTACcggtagtacatgtatgtgaaggTGCACAGCTTAAAATGCATTCAAGAGTCTATATacatttgtatatatataatacaagAGAGAGAAAAAAAGTATAGAAGGTAGCATAACCTTGCATCCGAAAATTAATGTAATCTCCTGCTTTGTAACAAAAGTGACCAATCTGAGGCCCAGAGCTGCTACTAATAAATTCTCATTAATTTGTTATGCGTTTCAGGCAGGAAGTCACGTGCTTTCCGAATTATTTCGGATGCACGGTTATACTAcattcgatactctctcttaTGGGCTTttgataattatagggaaGTTTAGATAATTAAGCCTGTTGGGAAAAGTGCTACATAACGATAGGTAGATAAGGCAAGTTCTTGTTGTCTAGCAAGTACATAGCACTAAGTTATATGCCATTAAATATCGTGGTCAACATGGTAAATTTGTATTACTGTTCATACTACCcctccccacccacacacacacacacacacacacagccgtcAGGAGAAGGAGCTGGTGTGGCGGGTGCCCAGCTGTTGTCAGAGCACTACCTGGTGGAGTTGTCAGCTGTGACCACATCAGGGCACGACAACGTTGGCATGGAGATGAGGGCTTTCGCTGAGCAACTCAAACCGTATCCTATGGAGCAATTGTGAATTGTATTATGATTATACAGCTAGTGTACGTATGGTGAATTATGGGAGGTGCATATAATATCATAGCTAGCTTGTGTTAATTGGCTTGTGAAACAAACATTGTTTATAGCCAAGCTTGTAGGTAAACATCAGTTGCCTAAAGTATGTTTGTGTGCTCTGACAGTAGATGATGCTGTTTGCCTGGCTTTTAGTTGTACTTAGCAATGTAAATTAGTCCATTAGTAGTTGCCTGGCAATATGGTGCCAACCATACAGCTAGTGGATTCTGAAGCTGAAACTATGTGGTTGATTTAAACTAATAGCTATAACACACGAATCAGACTCTCGGCAGCTAAAACAGCTTTGGCAGGTAACACGcagttgaactttgacctaagaaATGTGAGTCTAAAACACTTCCTTGACTCCCAGATGTCGTACTTCCTCTGGTGTAGGGCTGATGTGGATCTGTGTATTGAGGACTTCAACAGGATTGCTATCGTGTGCCTCTGTTAGGCAACTTTAAGCCTCATGGAAAGGTTAGCATTATACCTGTACCCTCACCACATACCCTTGCACACACCATGGTCAAGATAACCACATACCCTTGTACACACAGCAGTAACCACATACCTCTGTACCCACAGTACCACATGGCAGACCTGCACACTGCTGGAGGCCTCCCTATACTCATGAAGGAGCTACTAGACGCAGGGCTCTTACATGGTGACTGTCTCACAGTGACCGGAAAGACTGTGGCAGAGAATTTAGCATCTGTCTCCAAAGCATCTGATCTGACACAGGACGTTGTGTACCCATTCTCTAAACCCCTCTCCCCTCCCGGGCACCACATTACCATTATCAAGGTGAGATGGATATAAGCTGTGTGTATTCTCACCTATATATGCAATCATTGTGAGTAAGTCATTTTGTTTTGTGAATCCTGCATGTGCGTTTTATTAACCTAAGGCGCGTAGGCGGCCTCGGTTACAGTAGTCTGTCAgtatgtctgtgtgtctgtgtgcccGTGTGTCTGTCGCTCAGTTTGGCTTACCTCGTGATTTAGGCATCACAATTTGTACATAGAGAAACTTGTAGCATTAAAACTAAGgcttaaaatttggcagatttgcAAAGAAGTCTTTGTTTCGCAGAAAAGGCGATCTAAGCTTTTTGGGCTATTATTTGAAACATAAGCCAATAATTACTCATTGTTTGTGGAAAAGGGTCGATACaaagaaagctagaattgtgtctggtttgtctctgttagctgactctgggatcctactccaggagccatatacttctctgcatgagactccaggcttctttgctgtgatcctagtccacagtgcatataaaactctgttctcgaatgtttcagcatgcctccagtctggtttagctcctgagttgctatACCCCATCTCTAAACCCCTCTCCCCTCCCGGGCACCACATTACCATAATCAAGGTGAGATGGATAAACTGTGTGTATTCTCACCTATGCAATCATTGTGAGTAAGTCATTTGTTCTGCATGTGCGTTTTATTTGAACACCTATTCAACATTTAGATGGTGAAAATTATATGCATTTTCTCATGATTGCATCCCAGGGTAGCCTGGCAACAGACAGTGCCATGCTGAAATTGTGTGGGAAAGTGTTTGACAAGCCGTTCAAAGGCCCAGTGAGTCTACACACCATGCATGGACACAATGCCTCCTTTATTGAGTGTGTCTGCTTGTTTCCAGGCGATTGTGTTCGATGGGGAGGGGCCAGCCTATGATGCCATTATGGGTGGCCAGGTTAAACCAGGACAGGTGCTCGTGATACGATATGAAGGACCCAAAGGAAGGTGAGCAAGTACTCAAGTTGCATTTAAATTCAAATATTTATCCTGAATCCATGCCTTGGTTGTTTGCCTCATCTgtcactatagctacagtttTATCAGTGTCAGATTCAGTttattgtacagtataattataccccccacacatgaTACACACCTCCTCCTTGTAGCCCTGGCATGTCTGAGATGTTAAGTCCAGGCTCTGCACTGGTTGGTGCCGGCCTGGGGAAGACTGTTCCCTTGGTAACTGATGGACGCTTCAGCGGAGCATCTCACGGGATCATGATTGGTCATGTGACACCCGAGGCATTCGTGGGCGGGCCTATAGCACTGGTAGAGAACGGAGATATGATAAGCATTGATGCTGTCAACAGGAGAGTAGATCTGGTGAGTGTGCAAATCATTAtgagcactgtacatgtgatggATGCATACATACTCCCCCGCACACCCACGCAGGAGGTCAGTAAGGAGGTGTTGACGGCTCAGAAAGCTTGCTGGAAGATTCCCCAAGAGCGTCAGAAAGTGAAGGGTCTACTGGTGAAGTATCGACGCTCTTTGTCCAGTGCACATACAGGAGCTGTGACCAGCTAAACCAACTGTGTATAGTAGAGGCCAACGTTGTAGTTTTGTCCTGTAAAGCGAACAATTTTTAATTGATGCAgaattgtatgcatgtataatttaaTATACTTGGACCGTGTTTGTAGAGTAGACTCTATATGATTGTGCACTTGTTGGTCTAATGAGTTGAGTAATGTGAAACGTTTCATTATCAGCTGTGCGAATGGAAATGTCATCATTCAGCACATGAAGTTGCTTTGTTTCTCGAGTTATTTTGGCTATtgtatcatgatgaacattttaattttgctgcatccagaatctacaataattttttatgtagtctcgaattccagccgaggttctcattgtaagcgtgggagcatagatactgtacactccgaATGAATGTGAAACACTTCCGCCCACTACCAAAAGTCCTGAAACACTCATTGCAACCGATGACACGGACGGAGTATCCGAGATTTCGTATTAGTATATTAGTATACATCtacagtatctatggtgggagggagagaactTAGGCAATATGTACATACTTGTGTTAATTTGTGGTCTCTACAAATCAGCTATGAATATCGTTAAGGATTTGACATCACCGGCCATTTTTGCTTCAAGGCGTTCAAGCTCAAGGAATTGTGAGTTaatcagtacatgcagtgtgcaTGACCTGTCTCTTCATAGTTTATTTGTTTGCTGTATGTTATTTTGGGGTATGTGTTTGACACAACAATATTGTGTGTCCCCACAGAAAAACAAACCTTACAATATCCAAAGCCATGGCCGAGAGAGTGACAACAAAAGAAGCTCTCAAGAAACTCGATGCTCAACTCGAATGCTCCCTTTGTCTCGACACTTTCAAGCAGCCGAAACTCTTGCCTTGTTTTCATGTGTTTTGCAAATCCCCGTGTCTGGAGAAACTAGTGACCAAGGATGGACGCTCCCTCACGTGTCCCACCTGTCGACACATTGTCCCACTGTCAGAGAGGGGAGTGGCTGGACTGCAATCAGACTTCCACATCGACCACTTGTTTGAGATACAAGATGCTTTCAACAAGGCCGACGACGACAATAATACACACTGTGGCAGCTGTGAGGATGGCAAAGCCACCGGGTACTGTAACGACTGTGGGGACTTTTTGTGTGACAGGTGTCAAACTGCTCACAAATTTGTTAaactttcaaaaaatcataaaCTAATTTCGCTGGATGAACTCAAAGCTCAAGTGACTAGCCTGGTTCCCCCCAAGAAGGCCGTCCCCCATTGTCCCAAACACTTGGAGAATGCCCTTAAGATATATTGCGATACATGCTCCACTGTTATTTGCACGGACTGCACCATTCGTCTCCACAAAGACCACAACTACGACCTGGTGGCTGATGTGCTGACCAAGCACAAGGAAGAACTTGCCTCCAGTCTCAAACCAGTCAAAGAGAAGCTGGACAGTGTACAACGAGCTCTGAAGGACTTTGACACAAGAGCCAAGGCAATCCACGATCAGAGGGCCACGATTGAAGCCAACATCCACAATGAGATTGACGAACAACATCGACTGTTAGACCAACGAAGGGCACAGCTTGTGGGAGAGCTAGAGATGCTGACTCATCAGAACCTGAAGGATCTGGCGGCACAGAGGGACCAAGTGGAGATCACTCAGGTGAAACTGGCCAGCTGTCTGGAGTACGCTGAGGGTGGTCTCAAAACAGGCACAGATGGTGAAGTACTCGAAATGAAAATTTCCGTTATTAAGAGAGTCGAACAAGTTTCTACTGAATTCGAATCAAATGCTATTCAACCAGAGACAAAAGCTGACATGGAACTGATCACTGAAGGAAAAGAACCTCTCCAACAAGCTTGTCGAGAGTTCCTAGAGATTGAACAGCGTGGATCAATCAGCCTAGAGAACAGCCACACGACAGAAGATGGTCTGAAAGGTGCTACAActggagaaacaaaaactgtATCCTTTCAAGCAATGACCAAGAACAACAAGAAATTCAACGGTAAACTCGACCTCAAAGCTGAACTTGTGCGTATTGAAAGCGAAGATAAAAGTAATTGTAAAGTGGTGATTGTTCAAAAACATGGCCAACACAAGATCAACTATCGCCCTATGAAACGAGGAAAGCATGAACTACACATCACTGTCAATGGCGATGCAGTACGAGGCAGTCCATTCCCAATAGCTGTAGCCCcatcaccacagagcttcGTCAAGCCTTCCCGAGTTGTACGAGGTGTGAACAACCCACGAGGCACTGTCTCCAACAGTAAGGGACAGTTGGTTGTTGTTGATGGTAATGGAGCTACTGTCTCTGTATTGACACCAGAGGGTGAGAAGATACGATCGTTTGGACAGCTGAATAATGCATTTGGAGTGACTGTGGACAAAGACGACAACATCTATGTAATGGATCCTAATAACCATCGTGTGAATAAGTTCTCATCCGACGGAGAGTTTGTGGCAGCTGTTGGTGGTAAAGGCAGTGGTAACCTTCGGCTTGATAACCCACTTGGTATCTGTTATAACAAAAGAGACAACAACCTGTATGTGGTTGATGAGTGTAACCACAGAATACAAGTGCTCTCTACTGATTTGACGTTCATACGGTGTTTCGGTACACCTGGCAATGGGAACGGACAATTACAGCAACCACTATATGCAACATTTGATAGTGCCAACCACCTCTATGTGACT comes from Halichondria panicea chromosome 3, odHalPani1.1, whole genome shotgun sequence and encodes:
- the LOC135333832 gene encoding tripartite motif-containing protein 2-like; this encodes MAERVTTKEALKKLDAQLECSLCLDTFKQPKLLPCFHVFCKSPCLEKLVTKDGRSLTCPTCRHIVPLSERGVVGLQSDFHIDHLFEIQDAFNKAEDDNNKNCGSCENGRATGYCNDCGDFLCDRCQTAHKFVKLSKNHKLISLDELKAQVTSLVPPKKAVPHCPKHSENALKIYCDTCSTLICMDCTIRIHKDHNYDLVADVLTKHKEELVSSLKPVKEKLDSVHRALKDFDTRAKAIHNQRAAIEANIHKEIDEQHRLLDQRRTELVGELEMLTQQKLKDLAAQRDQVEITQVKLTSCLEYTEGGLKTGTDGEVLEMKSSVIKRVEHFSTEFESNAIQPETKADMELITEGKESLQQAYRNFLQIDHSGSFSLENSHTTGNGLKGATTGETKTVSFQAMTKKNKKSKNKLDLKAELVHIESKDKSKCEVVVVRKHGQYKINYRPMKRGKHELHITVNGDAVRGSPFPIAVAPSPQSFVKPSRVVRGVNSPRGTVSNNKGQLVVVEGATVSVLTPEGEKIQTFGKLNNAYGVTVDKDDNMYVMEYGNHRVNKFSSDGEFVAAVGSQGSGNLQFSSPFGICYNRRDNNLYVPDCNNHRIQVISTELKFVRCFGTQGNGNGQLQNPFCTTFDSANNLYVTDYDYSNHRVQVFTAEGQFLRTFSQKANDQKLSQPWTIAIDSSDTVYVSENGPHHVSVFTSQGAYITTFGGPGTKEGQFNTIYGLSIDRNDSVVVSDQGNKRLQIF
- the LOC135333137 gene encoding mediator of RNA polymerase II transcription subunit 18-like yields the protein MAIQQPKPPPNQQLYKFLLFGSVSDSELPSLLHRLKGLADFATCGGIAFIDKEQTYKIEIGNTRSVVRVRQSLDNAEAPLQLIYTGQLDLGDANRPAGPSGEGAGVAGAQLLSEHYLVELSAVTTSGHDNVGMEMRAFAEQLKPYPMEQL
- the LOC135333859 gene encoding dihydroxy-acid dehydratase-like; the protein is MADLHTAGGLPILMKELLDAGLLHGDCLTVTGKTVAENLASVSKASDLTQDVVYPFSKPLSPPGHHITIIKEPYTSLHETPGFFAVILVHSAYKTLFSNVSACLQSGLAPELLYPISKPLSPPGHHITIIKGSLATDSAMLKLCGKVFDKPFKGPAIVFDGEGPAYDAIMGGQVKPGQVLVIRYEGPKGSPGMSEMLSPGSALVGAGLGKTVPLVTDGRFSGASHGIMIGHVTPEAFVGGPIALVENGDMISIDAVNRRVDLEVSKEVLTAQKACWKIPQERQKVKGLLVKYRRSLSSAHTGAVTS
- the LOC135333839 gene encoding tripartite motif-containing protein 3-like, producing MAERVTTKEALKKLDAQLECSLCLDTFKQPKLLPCFHVFCKSPCLEKLVTKDGRSLTCPTCRHIVPLSERGVAGLQSDFHIDHLFEIQDAFNKADDDNNTHCGSCEDGKATGYCNDCGDFLCDRCQTAHKFVKLSKNHKLISLDELKAQVTSLVPPKKAVPHCPKHLENALKIYCDTCSTVICTDCTIRLHKDHNYDLVADVLTKHKEELASSLKPVKEKLDSVQRALKDFDTRAKAIHDQRATIEANIHNEIDEQHRLLDQRRAQLVGELEMLTHQNLKDLAAQRDQVEITQVKLASCLEYAEGGLKTGTDGEVLEMKISVIKRVEQVSTEFESNAIQPETKADMELITEGKEPLQQACREFLEIEQRGSISLENSHTTEDGLKGATTGETKTVSFQAMTKNNKKFNGKLDLKAELVRIESEDKSNCKVVIVQKHGQHKINYRPMKRGKHELHITVNGDAVRGSPFPIAVAPSPQSFVKPSRVVRGVNNPRGTVSNSKGQLVVVDGNGATVSVLTPEGEKIRSFGQLNNAFGVTVDKDDNIYVMDPNNHRVNKFSSDGEFVAAVGGKGSGNLRLDNPLGICYNKRDNNLYVVDECNHRIQVLSTDLTFIRCFGTPGNGNGQLQQPLYATFDSANHLYVTDRGNDRVQVFTAEGQFLRTFSQKADGQKLSRPWGIAIDSSDTVYVSENGPHHVSVFTSQGAYITTFGGRGTEEGQFRNIYGLSIDRNDSVVVSDQGNGLLQIF